The following are encoded together in the Balaenoptera acutorostrata chromosome 9, mBalAcu1.1, whole genome shotgun sequence genome:
- the SLC22A18 gene encoding solute carrier family 22 member 18 isoform X2, which yields MREVRASRGQGQSPSGIGTLDLSWVMLLMYVLAALELACLFMQFSIMPYLSRRLGLDSVAFGYQQTIFGVLQLLGGPVFGRFADQRGARAAFTLSFLASSALYLLLAAACSPALPGVALLFASRLPGALMHTLPAAQMVITDLSAPEERPAALSRLGLCFGVGVIFGSLLGGTLSSTCGIQCPVIVALVVNLLGAILSFTCIPTSTKGASARAQASLPGKPKASLLDLKAITCLLLQPGVLPVFLVKVICGFPSGLFMVMFSLISMDFFQLEAAQAGYLMSFFGLLQMRRCRPARPPFGCSIHTLASGLSSSPCSRLPRLGLSAHLSARRSRLRGERGDSSAVEAGEPLASHWETRRRPMVRRVSVWAPAVDRSGRGADPSGGAHYKENGRALRPTRLPTGRVTMAGTGGDVQPPPGTSA from the exons ATGCGGGAAGTCAGGGCCTCCAGGGGCCAGGGCCAGTCCCCCAGCGGGATTGGCACTCTGGACCTGTCCTGGGTCATGCTGCTCATGTACGTGCTGGCAGCCCTGGAGCTCGCCTGCCTCTTCATGCAGTTCTCCATCATGCCG TACCTGTCCCGGAGGCTGGGCCTGGACTCTGTCGCCTTCGGCTACCAGCAGACCATCTTTGGCGTGCTTCAGCTGTTGGGCGGGCCCGTGTTTGGCAG GTTCGCAGACCAGCGCGGGGCGCGGGCAGCGTTCACGCTCTCCTTCCTGGCGTCCTCAGCGCTCTACCTGCTCCTGGCGGCCGCCTGCAGCCCGGCCCTGCCCGGCGTGGCCTTACTCTTTGCCTCGCGCCTGCCCGGCGCCCTCATGCACACGCTGCCAG CCGCCCAGATGGTCATCACGGACCTGTCTGCGCCTGAGGAGCGGCCCGCGGCCCTGAGCCGGTTGGGTCTGTGCTTCGGCGTTGGCGTCATCTTCGGCTCCCTGCTCGGCGGGACCCTGAGCAGCACGTGCGG GATTCAGTGTCCGGTCATCGTGGCTCTTGTGGTCAACCTCCTGGGAGCCATTCTCAGCTTCACCTGCATCCCCACCAGCACCAAAGGGGCCAGCGCCCGTGCCCAGGCTTCCCTGCCAG GGAAACCCAAGGCCAGCCTGTTGGACCTGAAGGCCATCACCTGCCTGCTGCTGCAGCCGGGCGTCCTGCCAGTGTTTCTGGTCAAGGTCATCTGCGGCTTCCCCTCAG GGCTCTTCATGGTCATGTTCTCCCTCATCTCCATGGACTTCTTTCAGCTGGAGGCCGCCCAGGCCGGCTACCTCATGTCCTTCTTCGGGCTCCTGCAGATG CGCAGGTGCCGTCCTGCACGCCCGCCTTTTGGGTGTTCCATCCACACCTTAGCTTCTGGCTTGTCCTCCTCTCCCTGCTCGCGGCTCCCACGCCTGGGTCTGTCTGCCCACCTATCTGCCCGGAGGTCTCGtctgagaggggagaggggagactcATCCGCAGTGGAGGCTGGCGAGCCCTTGGCCTCCCATTGGGAAACACGGCGGAGGCCCATGGTCCGCCGAGTGTCCGTCTGGGCGCCGGCGGTGGACAGGTCAGGAAGGGGGGCAGACCCCAGTGGTGGGGCGCATTACAAGGAGAATGGCCGGGCTCTGCGTCCCACCCGCCTGCCCACCGGTCGTGTGACCATGGCGGGGACAGGTGGCGACGTGCAGCCGCCACCCGGGACATCTGCCTGA
- the SLC22A18 gene encoding solute carrier family 22 member 18 isoform X3, whose product MREVRASRGQGQSPSGIGTLDLSWVMLLMYVLAALELACLFMQFSIMPYLSRRLGLDSVAFGYQQTIFGVLQLLGGPVFGRFADQRGARAAFTLSFLASSALYLLLAAACSPALPGVALLFASRLPGALMHTLPAAQMVITDLSAPEERPAALSRLGLCFGVGVIFGSLLGGTLSSTCGIQCPVIVALVVNLLGAILSFTCIPTSTKGASARAQASLPGKPKASLLDLKAITCLLLQPGVLPVFLVKVICGFPSGLFMVMFSLISMDFFQLEAAQAGYLMSFFGLLQMVFQGLVIGWLSGHFSEGALLRASVLVFSVVGLAMALMANVFHFCLLMPGLVFSLCALNVVTDSMLTKAVSASDTGASQCC is encoded by the exons ATGCGGGAAGTCAGGGCCTCCAGGGGCCAGGGCCAGTCCCCCAGCGGGATTGGCACTCTGGACCTGTCCTGGGTCATGCTGCTCATGTACGTGCTGGCAGCCCTGGAGCTCGCCTGCCTCTTCATGCAGTTCTCCATCATGCCG TACCTGTCCCGGAGGCTGGGCCTGGACTCTGTCGCCTTCGGCTACCAGCAGACCATCTTTGGCGTGCTTCAGCTGTTGGGCGGGCCCGTGTTTGGCAG GTTCGCAGACCAGCGCGGGGCGCGGGCAGCGTTCACGCTCTCCTTCCTGGCGTCCTCAGCGCTCTACCTGCTCCTGGCGGCCGCCTGCAGCCCGGCCCTGCCCGGCGTGGCCTTACTCTTTGCCTCGCGCCTGCCCGGCGCCCTCATGCACACGCTGCCAG CCGCCCAGATGGTCATCACGGACCTGTCTGCGCCTGAGGAGCGGCCCGCGGCCCTGAGCCGGTTGGGTCTGTGCTTCGGCGTTGGCGTCATCTTCGGCTCCCTGCTCGGCGGGACCCTGAGCAGCACGTGCGG GATTCAGTGTCCGGTCATCGTGGCTCTTGTGGTCAACCTCCTGGGAGCCATTCTCAGCTTCACCTGCATCCCCACCAGCACCAAAGGGGCCAGCGCCCGTGCCCAGGCTTCCCTGCCAG GGAAACCCAAGGCCAGCCTGTTGGACCTGAAGGCCATCACCTGCCTGCTGCTGCAGCCGGGCGTCCTGCCAGTGTTTCTGGTCAAGGTCATCTGCGGCTTCCCCTCAG GGCTCTTCATGGTCATGTTCTCCCTCATCTCCATGGACTTCTTTCAGCTGGAGGCCGCCCAGGCCGGCTACCTCATGTCCTTCTTCGGGCTCCTGCAGATG GTCTTCCAGGGCCTGGTCATCGGGTGGCTGAGCGGCCACTTCTCTGAGGGAGCCCTGCTCCGGGCCAGCGTGCTGGTCTTCAGCGTGGTGGGACTGGCCATG GCGCTGATGGCCAATGTCTTTCACTTCTGCCTCCTCATGCCCGGCCTGGTCTTCAGCCTGTGTGCCCTCAACGTGGTCACCGACAGCATGCTGACCAAGGCCGTCTCGGCCTCAGACACGG
- the CDKN1C gene encoding cyclin-dependent kinase inhibitor 1C, with protein MERLVARRTFPLFARTSACRSLFGPVDHEELSRELQMRLAELSAEDQRRWDYNFQQDVPLRGPGRLQWTEVDSDSVPAFYRETVQVGRCRLLLAPRPRPDGAGDSPPSGPPADESLDGLGEAPASPSSGPSVAPAPAPAPAPQESSEPEAVSPPRSQEPLAEPPHSGISGRPAPGTAATATNTNAAAATAAAAATTAAAGGAAIKKLSGPLISDFFAKRKRPAPEAKASNEVPAGCAAPGAAPAVGSAEQTPRKRLR; from the exons ATGGAGCGCCTGGTCGCCCGCCGCACCTTTCCCCTGTTCGCGCGCACCAGCGCTTGCCGCAGCCTCTTCGGGCCAGTGGACCACGAGGAGCTCAGCCGCGAGCTGCAGATGCGCCTGGCCGAGCTGAGCGCCGAGGACCAGCGTCGCTGGGACTACAACTTCCAGCAGGACGTGCCACTGCGGGGCCCCGGGCGCCTGCAGTGGACCGAGGTGGACAGCGACTCCGTGCCCGCCTTCTACCGCGAGACGGTGCAGGTGGGGCGCTGTCGCCTGCTCCTGGCGCCTCGTCCCCGCCCGGACGGCGCGGGCGATAGCCCGCCCTCCGGGCCGCCGGCCGATGAGTCCCTCGACGGCCTCGGGGAGGCGCCGGCGTCGCCGTCCAGCGGCCCGTCCGTAGCGcctgccccggccccggccccggcgccGCAGGAGAGCTCTGAGCCGGAGGCGGTCTCGCCGCCGCGCAGCCAGGAGCCCCTGGCCGAGCCGCCGCACTCAGGGATTTCGGGGCGCCCCGCGCCGGGCACTGCCGCCACTGCCACCAACACCAACGCCGCCGCCGCcactgccgccgccgctgccaccACTGCCGCCGCCGGAGGCGCCGCGATCAAGAAGCTGTCCGGGCCTCTCATCTCCG ACTTCTTCGCCAAGCGCAAGAGACCCGCGCCCGAAGCCAAGGCGTCGAACGAGGTTCCCGCGGGATGCGCCGCGCCCGGCGCCGCTCCAGCCGTCGGCTCGGCTGAGCAAACCCCGCGCAAGCGGCTGCGATGA
- the SLC22A18 gene encoding solute carrier family 22 member 18 isoform X1, producing MREVRASRGQGQSPSGIGTLDLSWVMLLMYVLAALELACLFMQFSIMPYLSRRLGLDSVAFGYQQTIFGVLQLLGGPVFGRFADQRGARAAFTLSFLASSALYLLLAAACSPALPGVALLFASRLPGALMHTLPAAQMVITDLSAPEERPAALSRLGLCFGVGVIFGSLLGGTLSSTCGIQCPVIVALVVNLLGAILSFTCIPTSTKGASARAQASLPGKPKASLLDLKAITCLLLQPGVLPVFLVKVICGFPSGLFMVMFSLISMDFFQLEAAQAGYLMSFFGLLQMVPSCTPAFWVFHPHLSFWLVLLSLLAAPTPGSVCPPICPEVSSERGEGRLIRSGGWRALGLPLGNTAEAHGPPSVRLGAGGGQVRKGGRPQWWGALQGEWPGSASHPPAHRSCDHGGDRWRRAAATRDICLTAGAQEGLFWDLPGRGRELTLSGSEWHSQHLQAICCPCLWAQDWSRLWF from the exons ATGCGGGAAGTCAGGGCCTCCAGGGGCCAGGGCCAGTCCCCCAGCGGGATTGGCACTCTGGACCTGTCCTGGGTCATGCTGCTCATGTACGTGCTGGCAGCCCTGGAGCTCGCCTGCCTCTTCATGCAGTTCTCCATCATGCCG TACCTGTCCCGGAGGCTGGGCCTGGACTCTGTCGCCTTCGGCTACCAGCAGACCATCTTTGGCGTGCTTCAGCTGTTGGGCGGGCCCGTGTTTGGCAG GTTCGCAGACCAGCGCGGGGCGCGGGCAGCGTTCACGCTCTCCTTCCTGGCGTCCTCAGCGCTCTACCTGCTCCTGGCGGCCGCCTGCAGCCCGGCCCTGCCCGGCGTGGCCTTACTCTTTGCCTCGCGCCTGCCCGGCGCCCTCATGCACACGCTGCCAG CCGCCCAGATGGTCATCACGGACCTGTCTGCGCCTGAGGAGCGGCCCGCGGCCCTGAGCCGGTTGGGTCTGTGCTTCGGCGTTGGCGTCATCTTCGGCTCCCTGCTCGGCGGGACCCTGAGCAGCACGTGCGG GATTCAGTGTCCGGTCATCGTGGCTCTTGTGGTCAACCTCCTGGGAGCCATTCTCAGCTTCACCTGCATCCCCACCAGCACCAAAGGGGCCAGCGCCCGTGCCCAGGCTTCCCTGCCAG GGAAACCCAAGGCCAGCCTGTTGGACCTGAAGGCCATCACCTGCCTGCTGCTGCAGCCGGGCGTCCTGCCAGTGTTTCTGGTCAAGGTCATCTGCGGCTTCCCCTCAG GGCTCTTCATGGTCATGTTCTCCCTCATCTCCATGGACTTCTTTCAGCTGGAGGCCGCCCAGGCCGGCTACCTCATGTCCTTCTTCGGGCTCCTGCAGATG GTGCCGTCCTGCACGCCCGCCTTTTGGGTGTTCCATCCACACCTTAGCTTCTGGCTTGTCCTCCTCTCCCTGCTCGCGGCTCCCACGCCTGGGTCTGTCTGCCCACCTATCTGCCCGGAGGTCTCGtctgagaggggagaggggagactcATCCGCAGTGGAGGCTGGCGAGCCCTTGGCCTCCCATTGGGAAACACGGCGGAGGCCCATGGTCCGCCGAGTGTCCGTCTGGGCGCCGGCGGTGGACAGGTCAGGAAGGGGGGCAGACCCCAGTGGTGGGGCGCATTACAAGGAGAATGGCCGGGCTCTGCGTCCCACCCGCCTGCCCACCGGTCGTGTGACCATGGCGGGGACAGGTGGCGACGTGCAGCCGCCACCCGGGACATCTGCCTGACAGCCGGAGCGCAGGAGGGGCTATTCTGGGATCTGCCTGGGCGGGGGAGAGAGCTCACGCTCTCCGGAAGCGAGTGGCATTCCCAGCACCTCCAGGCCATCTGCTGCCCGTGCCTTTGGGCCCAGGACTGGTCTAGACTCTGGTTCTAA
- the SLC22A18 gene encoding solute carrier family 22 member 18 isoform X4, which yields MREVRASRGQGQSPSGIGTLDLSWVMLLMYVLAALELACLFMQFSIMPYLSRRLGLDSVAFGYQQTIFGVLQLLGGPVFGRFADQRGARAAFTLSFLASSALYLLLAAACSPALPGVALLFASRLPGALMHTLPAAQMVITDLSAPEERPAALSRLGLCFGVGVIFGSLLGGTLSSTCGIQCPVIVALVVNLLGAILSFTCIPTSTKGASARAQASLPGKPKASLLDLKAITCLLLQPGVLPVFLVKVICGFPSGLFMVMFSLISMDFFQLEAAQAGYLMSFFGLLQMVFQGLVIGWLSGHFSEGALLRASVLVFSVVGLAMPVCPQRGHRQHADQGRLGLRHGACGRRERLL from the exons ATGCGGGAAGTCAGGGCCTCCAGGGGCCAGGGCCAGTCCCCCAGCGGGATTGGCACTCTGGACCTGTCCTGGGTCATGCTGCTCATGTACGTGCTGGCAGCCCTGGAGCTCGCCTGCCTCTTCATGCAGTTCTCCATCATGCCG TACCTGTCCCGGAGGCTGGGCCTGGACTCTGTCGCCTTCGGCTACCAGCAGACCATCTTTGGCGTGCTTCAGCTGTTGGGCGGGCCCGTGTTTGGCAG GTTCGCAGACCAGCGCGGGGCGCGGGCAGCGTTCACGCTCTCCTTCCTGGCGTCCTCAGCGCTCTACCTGCTCCTGGCGGCCGCCTGCAGCCCGGCCCTGCCCGGCGTGGCCTTACTCTTTGCCTCGCGCCTGCCCGGCGCCCTCATGCACACGCTGCCAG CCGCCCAGATGGTCATCACGGACCTGTCTGCGCCTGAGGAGCGGCCCGCGGCCCTGAGCCGGTTGGGTCTGTGCTTCGGCGTTGGCGTCATCTTCGGCTCCCTGCTCGGCGGGACCCTGAGCAGCACGTGCGG GATTCAGTGTCCGGTCATCGTGGCTCTTGTGGTCAACCTCCTGGGAGCCATTCTCAGCTTCACCTGCATCCCCACCAGCACCAAAGGGGCCAGCGCCCGTGCCCAGGCTTCCCTGCCAG GGAAACCCAAGGCCAGCCTGTTGGACCTGAAGGCCATCACCTGCCTGCTGCTGCAGCCGGGCGTCCTGCCAGTGTTTCTGGTCAAGGTCATCTGCGGCTTCCCCTCAG GGCTCTTCATGGTCATGTTCTCCCTCATCTCCATGGACTTCTTTCAGCTGGAGGCCGCCCAGGCCGGCTACCTCATGTCCTTCTTCGGGCTCCTGCAGATG GTCTTCCAGGGCCTGGTCATCGGGTGGCTGAGCGGCCACTTCTCTGAGGGAGCCCTGCTCCGGGCCAGCGTGCTGGTCTTCAGCGTGGTGGGACTGGCCATG CCTGTGTGCCCTCAACGTGGTCACCGACAGCATGCTGACCAAGGCCGTCTCGGCCTCAGACACGG